ctctgatcttcggataagcgttctccaaggcggccttcacgacacacgacagtgcagagtcgctgagcagaaactgatagccaagttccgcacacatgaggacggcctaaacctggatcttgggttcatgtcacactgtcagtaacccccacagcttgcctcctggacttgcagaatctcactggctgtcctgtctggagacaatacacatctctttaacctgtgcttcatgctccctccactcacattgtctgtatctttattggctgtagggattcgcattctaatcagtattctgtaacttgattttgtgtctctgtatgccctgtttgagagcagatatccactccatctgacgaaggagcagcgctccgaaagctaatagcatttgataccaaataatcctgttggactttaacctggtgttgttaaaactcttacagggtgTACAAacacagtgggtttcctccgggtgctccggtttcctcccacagtccaaagatgtgcgggttaggtggattggccatgttaagttgacccttagtgtgagggggactagctaaggtaaatgcatggggttatgggatagggcctgggtgggattgtggtcggtgcagatttgatgggccaattgacctccttctgcactgtaggattctatgattcttaatcaAAAAAGCATAAAATAATGGTTTGCATTAACTGTGTACGACAAGGTGGCCATGTAGCCAAATCCTAGCTTTTCCATGTTCCTGCTGCTGGTTTCTGCTCCGGCCCCTGCTCCTCAGTTTAGATCTCCTCTAGTTTACATTTTAAGTACCTTCCTAATAACCTTTTTGCTTTTAAAACAAGTGTTCACATCAtccttttggggggtggggggggggaaagagagagaaaaataccTTCAGATTGCAATATGTGCTGCTGGAAATGGAGAGAGCGAATTCAGTCTACAATTTCCTAACACAGAATTTGGTTGGGCTTGTTAGAGAAATTGGCAATGAACCATGGCAGCCTGATTTACTATAATAGGTTACATTTCCCAGGAGTGGCACTATTCCTAACTCAGCAATTCAACAAAAAGAGGATGAAGTTGCTTCTGTACCTTGTCAGGGTTAACTTTATCATACAATTTTAACACGTACAGCACTCGATCCCGGATGCTGTCCAGTGAGAGAGGAGGCAGATCCCCATAATGACGCAACGACTGTACAAACAGATTACAATTCTGCAAAAAGGGAGAAAAACGTTTAATTTAACATGCAAGCTGCACGGTCTGAAGGCTTTGTTTTAACTTACAAAAGCACATTACACTATTGCCCTCATGTACTGTACAAATGGAACACCAAATAGGTATTACAAACACAACTACAATCAATAAAAACACAGCACCACTCCAAAATATAGCAACCACTTTAATACTCAGCTGGAAAAGATGTGAGCTGAAGCACAGAGAAATATAACCAAAAAAAAGGTAGTGGCACAGAAAGAGGTTTttaagcccatcatgtctgcatcggcCAAAACACAAAGAAAAGAAACCAGCGGCTTATTTtattcccactttccagcacctggtccatagccttgcaggttacagcatgtCCAGGTACCTTAAACAAATTAAGCATTTCAGTCTcaacaggcagtgaattccaaacgcccatcaccctctgggtgatgtTTTTCGTCATGTCCCCTCTAACCTTTAAGATATTGGAGCACTGTTCCACAGATATGAAGACTGCTTTAGCTCTGAAAAAGGTCCTCAATGGAAATATTAATCTTTCCTCCAAAGAAACCACCGGATCTACTGAGGATTTCTAACATTTCCTGTATATATCACAGCCACTAGTGTCTCATCCAAGCAGCCTCTGTTCACACCCTGGACAGTAagtgctggcaggatcttcagcCAGTTGAGGTGGGAAAAGGTGGCATTTTCTGTactttatttttgattttggaaTAAGACTCAttaacaaggccagcatttattgccaaaccATGAGATCACCATGAAACAAGCAGCATTCTATTTAATGACACTTGCCTTCTCGTGttaattgagggatgaatattgaagAGGACTTCCTGAATTGTGCCACAGAAACAGGCATTTttgacagcactccctcagtactgcactggtggAGAGAGTCGTCTGagattatccctcaatcaacaccacttAGAaatatgatcacattgctgtttggagGAATTTGCAAATGCATGAGCCGACTGCTGCACTTCCCACAGTACATGGACTCTACATTTCAAAGAGTGGTTTATTGGCTGCAAAATACTTCGGGACAAATGGGAAATAGGATAAGAAAATTGAAGTTCAGGTTGATGAAGAGAAAGTCTCTCACTCAGAGGATTGCAAATCCTTGGAATCATCTGGCTGAGAGAACTGTGGATGCTCAGTTTTTGAGTTTATTCACAGTGATGGGACAAATTTATTTTGATATGGGAATCAGGCGGGAAAGTTTAGAtgaagcagatcagccatgatcattttgaatgactgaataggctcgaggggtcgaatggccGACTTTGCTCTTATGGGATGTCCTAATGTTATAAATGAAAGTAAATCTTTATTTTCCTCTTACCCAGTTTGTAGAATTGACCCTGGCAATTGGCAGTAGCTCAGAAATCAGAAGGAGCTGCACCTTCCCCGCATCAGTTAGAGAAAGCGatgggatttttattttgcaactGGAATCAATCTCAGGTGATGCATTTTCTCTAGTAATTATTGCAACCCGTGCAGAGGCAGCTCGGGCTGCGCTTCACCCGCTGTCCTCCCCTCCCCCGGGCTCAGACCAGGAGCTCAGGGTCCAGGCTCCGGCCTACTCACCATCCAGCCTATTACCTGAGCTCGGGGCGACGCTCCAGGAGCCCTCCTGCTACAAACATGCTGAGAGTAGTTGCTGTTGGCTGCGACAAGGGCCTGGGCCCCGAGGCTCGGGCCTGTCCTTGGGCAGCTCCAAGGTTGCGGCCACCGGCGGACACACCGAGAGAGGACACGCAGCGCCATCTTGGGAAGGATCCGATCTCCCAGCATGCACCACGGCACTGGTGAAAGGACAGCAACACGCATGCGTGCCCCTCTCCTTCGCCAGAGACCTCCGGCCGCGGGCGGTGCTGCCCCAGGAGGTTTCCGGTAACCCAGCGCTGCAGCACGGACATTGCGagtaaaactcagcaggtctggcagcagctatggagggagaaacatagttaacgtttcgagtctgcatAACTCCCCTTCAAAGCTAGAGAGGGAGCATGTGCCGGGGATGGGGGTCTGAGGaaaataagttgggccgaagggcctgtttccatgctgtaaacctctatgactctatgtagttTTCTATGATGGATTGTATACAATTATTGGGGTGATTGCGGAACAGGTGGAGAaaaattgtgtttttatttcatgtttccagcatttgcaatgTTTTTTTATTACAATAGaacaaatccacccccccccccccccccccacttcccagggcagcacagtggttaatactgaagATACtcttgcagatttgatgggctgaatggccacattcTGTACATATGGATTTAGGTCAATGtttgtgggggttggaggggagtTTATGGACTGGACTTCAAGCGGGACAAGTTCCGGGGGGGTGAGTTTGGGGCTGAAAGGCTGAACCGAGAGACTGAAGCAGAGTATTATGGGAAAGGTGAGCACACATTTGGAGAGGGAAGGGAAGTCgggagaggctggattgactgggactttttcccctggagcataggaggttgagaggtgatcttatagaggtctataaaataatgaggggcatagatcagctagatagtcaatatcttttcccaaaggtaggggagtctaaaactagagggcataggtttaaggtgagaggggagagatacaaaagggtccagatgggcaattttttacacagagggtggtgagtgtctggaacaagctgccagaggtattagtagaggcaggtacaattttgtcttctaaaaagcatttagactgttacatgggtaaatgggcatagagagatatgggccaaacacaggcaattgggattagcttaggggttaaaaaagggggtggcatgaataagttgggccgaagggcctgtttccatgctgtaaacctctatgactctatgtaagtTTCTATGATGGATTTTATACAATTATTGGGGTGATTGTGGAACAGGTGGAGAAAAATTTTGTTTTTACTTcatgtttccagcatctgcaatgttttatttttattacaaTAGAACAAACccccggcagcacagtggttaatactgctgcctcacagtgccatggacccaggttcgattccgtccttgggcgactgtgtggagtttgcacgctcttctcatgtctgtgtgggtttcctcccacagtccaaagatgtgtaggttgcccctctctgccctctACATGAATTATCTGAATATAAATTAGGATAGTAGTAAAGTTCTCCCATTATAACTACACAATTCTTGAACctttctgtaatttccttgcaaattctCTACCTCCTTTCCATTAGTTGGCGCTAACATTCTGTCCATCACATGacgggatttgcaggttgacacacaaGCTGTTTAGATGCATAATGAACCCACTTTCCATCAAGTCCAGGAATGGGacatgaacccagagcttctggttcagaaacAGGGATGCTATCCACTGCACCACAAAATCTCCACATTCTTCCATGACAAAggatgacttttttttaaaaacaggatcatCCTGCAATTTTGATTAATGTCCCACATCCCTTACTGTTTCTTCCTGAGCCTATATTAGTTCCAGATTTCTAGTTATTTGCACAGCCACAGTCCTGGCAACGGCCACATGGTGGCATTAGATTTGAACCCCCACAGAAACATGTGCAGCCATCACAAGGGGGAAATGGGCAGCCATCCTGAGTCGGGAAACTGGATGAGAGGGGCTTCAACTGCTCTTGTGAATGGGAAGTCTGTAGAGCTTGACTAGAATGAAACAACATATGCAAAATAATAAttttgacaaattagtttaaagcacAGATTTTCATATTTATATTAATACAGTTTGAAAGCTTGAgacctccccacaacccccagcccacccccttCAGTGTCAGTATTTTGTTTCATAAGAGTTGCTCACCCACTTTAAAGCACAGACCATTGTGAAAAGAATAAAAAATTGATTGCATGGACTATGTTGATATGAATTCTTTaatgatgtttgatttgatttattgtcacatgtattaacatacagtgaaaagtattgtttcttgcgctctatacagacaaaacataccgttcatagagaagtaaacaaaagagtgcagaatgtagtgttacagtcatagctagagtgtagagaaagatcaacttaatgcaaggtaagtcatttcaaaagcctgacagcagcagggaagaagctgttcttgagtcggttggtacgtgacctcagatttttgtatctttttccccgaatgaaaaaggtggaagagagaatgtccggggtgcgtggggtccttaattatgctggctgctttgccgaggcagcgggaagtgtcgacagagtcaatggataggaggctgatttgcatgatggattgggctacattcacgatcttttgtagttccttgaggtcttgagcagagcagaagccataccaagctgtgatacaaccagaaagaatgctttctaaggtgcatctgtaaaagttggtgagagtcgtagctgacatgccaaatttccttagtcttctgagaaagtaactatagtgtcggcatggggggaccaggacaggttgttggtgatctagacacctaaaaatttgaagctctcgaccctttctacttcgtccccattgatgtagacaggggcatgttctcctttacacttcctgaagtcgatgacaatctccttcgttttgttgatattgagggagagattattgttgccacaccagttcatcagattctctgtctcatcattgtttgagatccgacccactatggtggtatcgtcagcaaacttgaaaatcgaattggaggggaatttggccgcacagtcataggtgtataaggagtatagtagggggctgagaacacagccttgtgtggcaccaGTGTtgcggatgatcgtggaggtgttgttgttgcctatccttactgattgtggtctgtgggttaggaagttcaggatccagtcgcacagggaggagccaaggcccaggccacggagtttgaagatgagttttgtgggaataatagtgttaaaggctgagctgtagtcaataaataggagtctgacataggtgtccttgttatctaggtgttgagggcagggccaaggaaatggcgtctgctgtggacctattgcggcggtaggcaaactgtagtggatccaggtagtccgggaggctggaattgatttgtgccatgactaacctttcaaagcacttcgaaAGGGTGTGCAGGGAATGTCATATACTTGGGAGGAGCAGGAGCCTTTGGAACCAAGGCAGGATGACCATCTCTTGGATAATGAATTAATGAATCAAGGGATACTTTTGCATCAGAGTTAGGGGGCAGGGGGTACTGCCCAACCTGTAATAACAGGCTGCCAGCAAGACTGCGCATGCAGAAGGATATACTACACGtgtagaaaaaaaatcaaagcacaaAATTATGACTCAAAGTCCTGGCAGGCAACAGCCGAGAAAACAATGGGGCTCAATTTAGGGACAGTCCTGGAAAATCCAGCACAGTTGGTCACCtatggttagtcatggcatgaatcaatttgggcctcccagattgccctggatccactacagttcgcctaccgccgcaacaggtccacagcagtcaccatctcaaccctggaacacctaggtaacaaagacacctatgtcagactcctatttattgactacagctcagtcttcaacaccattattaccACGAaagtcatctccaaactctgaggCTCAgcccctccctctgcgactggatcctgaacttaatAACTCAGACTGCAAACAGtgaagataggcaacaacaactcctccacgatcatcctcaacaccagtgtcccacaaggatGTGTCCTTAGCCTCTtactataccccttatacacctatgactctgtggccaaattcccctccaactcaattttcaggtttgcggataacaccaccatagtgggtcggatctcaaacattgacaagatggagtacacaggaaagagagaatctggtgaactggtgtgacgataataatctctccctcaatgtaagcaaaatgaaagagatagtcatcgacttcaggaagtgtagtggaggacatgcccctgtctacatcaatggggatgaagtagaaatcgttgagagcttcaagattttaggtgtccagatcactaacaacctgtcctggtccccacatgccaaccctatagttaagaaagcccaccaatgcctctactttctcagaagattaaggaaatttggcatgtctgctacaactcaccaacttttacagatgcaccagagagagCATtccttttggttgtatcacagcatgctatggctcctgttctgtccaagaccgcaaaaaacctcaaagggtcatgaacgaagtccaatccatcactAAACCAGtctccccatccattgactctgtctacacttaccaccgcctcagaaaagcacccagcataattaagggccccatgctccccggacatactctcttccctgctgccaaaaagatgaagtctgaaaacatgtaccaaccgactcaagaacagtttcttccctgctgccatcagacttttgaatggacctacctcgcattaagctgacctttctctacaccctagctatgactgtaacactacattctgcacccctgcctttccttctctatgaacgatatgctttgtctatttagcatgcaagaaacaatacttttcactgtatactaatacgtgacaataataaatcaaatcaagtcacccTGAACAATAAGCCATTGGGAGTTTCCTTATCTCGTGTATGATTCTACTGCAGACTAATTGATAGAAATGATTACTATTATTCAACAACATCATTATCATTGTTTTAAGTATATAAAACAAAGTCTTCCTTACAGTAGAAGGCCAACGAGATGGACCCTGGCCTTTTTTAACAATGCCTAGGATGCTGCTGCCTTGCATGGAGGCAAAATTGGAGGGGTCCTCCTTCAGATGAGCAGATTAACAAACGTTCAGTCAGCTTGATCCAGTGGAACTATTAAGGTCAGAATATTTTCCCTGGCTGAATTCTTCCGTCAACCAATACTAATAActagagtattgctgaaaagagacacactgacaaatctTGCCTTGCATTCACcaggacagatttgcaagaataccattTGTAATGGGAACAATAATTTAAATTGCATGAAGAGACTGATGATTGgatggcaagtcaactctgattagtTGGGGtacacacagcaagagttttaacaacaccaggttaaagtccaacaggtttatttggtagcaaatcccattagcttttggagcgctgctccttcgtcagatggagtggaaatctgccttgGGGTACTGCcacggagaatgcaccagggaacagttagtTGCCAAGCTTTTATCCAAAGTGAAATCAGGCAGCTGGACTTGGATTGGTCAAGGCCTtaccatggggaatgaaccagaaaATGGCTGTCATTCAAGCTTGTTTAGGTGAAAAAAGTGCAATGTGGTGGACATGGTCCTTCTGTCTACAAAGGACAGGGCTCTGTTTGTACAAGTGAGCCATACAGCTAGTTCAACTGAATCTTAAATTGGTCATCAGAGTAATTCTTGGCACAATTAAGAATTTAACAAATGCTGttcaattgtggaatcacatctaatatttTGAGTTTTGCACATAGGTTGGTTGGGCATTGTCGGTACTTTGCCAGCTTATGGGATGTGATGTTTAATACAAAGCTATTCGGATGTACGGTATACATACTTAACATCACATCAGCGCTAAAATTCATATACCCATTAACAATTTGTGTGGTaggcagaatgttttttttcgCTTGATGGCAGTGTCCTGTTAATGGAGAATACCACTGGTGTTGCTACTGCAGAGCAGCAGCGTCAAACAGGTAGCTTTACCTATTGCTCAAATGTTTGAATATTCCAGAGTAAAACTGAGCACTTTTCAGGACTGAGAGTGGTGGACTTAGACCCAGTTCATGAGTTTGCATCATATATAGCAAACAATGATCTGAGCAGGGTAGCCTGCCTATAATTATAACTTTCCAAAATGCTTTACTGCCAATCAAGtactttgaagtatagtcactgttgtaatgtcaaaGGCACAGcagacaatttgcacacagcaatgtgatattgaacGCTAAATTTTGTTATGCTGACTAAAGGATATTGGCCTTTAGAAGGGTTAACACTCCTTCTTTGAAGTAGTGCCAAGTACTTCCATCTGAGGGAGTaagtggggcctcagtttaacagcgTATTCCAAAATCATCATTCACACAGTATAGCCCTGAAGTATCAGTATAAATTTTTGAGCTTGTTGGACTTGGACCCATAATTATCTGACCCAGAAGCAAGAGTCCTACCACATGAGCTATGGCTGACAGAAGCAGCAGCTGAGAAAGGTCACAGACTTTTCCTTTGATCTTTCTCACAACATCTTAGTGCCTGAGCAAAGGCTGGTGTCTACCCATCCTCATGAAGGTAGCATGTAGGGGATTTCAAAATGTATTTCCAATCAAACAACACTTGGCATCCACAGCTGTACATGCTATTAATGCTACCACCACATCCAAATATCATCAACAAATCCAAATACCAAGTATTTCCAACTTGTTTCAGTTGTTATTCTTGTCACTATCCTTTGTATCTATTCTATTATTCTTCATCATTGTAGCTAAGTATCTGCTGACATTCTTCCATGCAATGCTTCTGTGCTTGTTGTTACCTTATCCACACTGATCGTTCTTTCAACAGTCCACATTTGATCATGTGGGCTGGAGTTCTTGATGCCTTGCCAGATTGTTTCACTGGCAAGTTGTGCCCATTGGTAATTCTTTGGTTGGTTTCCCCATACTGAGAGACAGCAAGGGTATCTTCCAGTCAATTTACACATCAGTCCTTGGGACCATATTACAAATACATTCCCTTCAATGATACTACGGTTACAAAACTTTGATCAAAGACATTTTCTGATAGTTACACGACTGAAATAGGGCAAACCTGTAGATGAAGATATGAAGCAGATACCTTTTTGTTGACTGGCAGAGAAGGAGCAGATTCAGATGCAGCACACTTTGTGGCATTGCAGAATTCCAACTAAGCACTCCTCTACAAGGTATTGTTGTGTCTATACTCCAGCCAATAGCTAGCTTGTGTGGGACGTTATTTCTTATCCATATTGTGAATTTGATTAATTATCTTTTATACAGTACATATGAACGTTAAACAAGAGTAGTCTTATTTAGCCTATTATTAATAAAGACTGCAACACTATTGTCTTCTTTCATTCATATGCTTAAACTCGCACAGTTAAAACAAGAGTGTTGGGATATATTTTGAATCTCCTTGTTCAAAGTTATTAATGGGGAAGAAGCTAGGCAGTTATATAAAAGTAAAACCCAAATTAGATACCGTCAGTGAAAACCTGAGCTTCCATAACATAAAAGAAAACATGGCAAGTGTGAATAATATGCTCCCACTTTATATTCTCAGGATTGTTTCCATCACCAATTAACAGAAAATATAATTTCATTATGAAAATGCACAAGAATGTCCttttatatattaaaaatatAATAAGAGTGATCACAATGCTGATCCCAAATCATCCAGAACAGTGGCATCTTAACCACTTTTATGTGGTTTTTACTGAACTTTTTACTGAAATAGGCCAGCCACATTTTTAATATCTGATATCTCCCTAGAACAATAACACTGTACAACAGTTCAGTACGTCAACCCAAAGATTatggaaaatatatatatatatagtacacAAACAAAAGTCATTTTCTTCACATTGTAGTGCTTGTGTCCTACAAACAGATTTTGCTGTTTTTCACAATCGATGGAGGTAAATAAGTTTCAAATAAATAAGTGACTTTTCTTGCATTGATCttggtgcagtgacattattcgACAGTTCTAGCTCCCACACATTTGTAGATATACACAGTCTGGTCATTCTTTCTGGCCAGGAGGCAGGAGTTGGCCTCTGCCCATTGGAAAAGTGACCAGTGCACATTGGGGCCATGCTGTAGCATGGTTGAGACGTGGCCAGACGATACATCCCAAAGGACCAGGGTTCCAGGGGTTACAACTGCTGCAATTGATTGATCCTTAACACCTCCAACAATGTACCTGTTCCAGAAAtagattcattaaaaaaaaagtgaGAAAATAGATCAGAGAGAAAAAGAACTGACTGTAAAATGGAAGCCCAGGTTAATGCCCGATATTTGACACAGAACTTGATTTTCACTGTACTTCCATTTTAGATCCACATCGCCTGATGTGGATATCCTCTCTATGTAACACTACTCCATGGCATTGATAGAGTTAGCAGACATAGTTATTTAACTGCACCAAACAGAAATCTTACACACAAACCTGTTCAGAAATCACTGGATGAATGTGTGTTTCGGATGAAGAGACCGCAATTAAccaagttaaaattttaaaatttgctaATTTAACAAAGGATTGAATCAGAGACCTTCTAGCATTGAGGCACTTTTCTAAAGGATATTGATGCATATTTAATACAGAATGCACCTTACCTTCCATTGCATTCCAGGGGAAGTGTATAGGACATGACAGGTCTACTTTTACTATTCATCGGATTAACACCAACCATTCTTAACACACAAACTCTCCTTCCAACAGATTCATCACAAGTGCTGACATACCGGTGACTGAGGAGAAGGAACAATATGCCCTAAAATACAAAAACGAAAATTTTTACACAAAATATTTACTTCCAATGGTTTTGCTTTGCAAAAAATTTTTACTGCTACTTTGGGAGCTGCATTCATCTATTAGATCCATTGTTTTACAGTAAGTCACTTGTTATTTTACAAAGAGATTTAATCACTGCTCTGCAGATTGCATGCTGTAATTCTGTCCATTTTTCAGTAAATTCACAAACCAACGGCCTTGATCAGAAATGCAACTGCAAAAATTAAAGACAACTACAAATACTAAAAATATACAACAGGACTGTTACCGTCTGTACAGCAGGGAAAACAGATTTCAAGTATCAATGTTTGATCATAGCTCGTGTTTGACAAAGGACTGGCGTGcaaaacatttctttttaaaatctccTCACTTAAGCACTAGaccccattgtgtatttccaacattttcagttcTTATTGCAAATTGTTTATAATCAAGTGGCTGGAAAGTCAATTGGTCCAGACCTTGTACTGTTCTAATTTATTGGCATTGCAAAGATTGGAGATAAATAAATGTTGTTCGTCCAGGGTTGTGAAGACTGTCCACAGCTTTAAACTTTTAATGGCAAATTTCTATTATGGAGAATTGTTTTGTCGTATTATTCTCAAATAATCGGGATTTTAGATAAAACTCCTGTGCTTCTTGCTCTCAGTACCAGTACTCCATGAATTAAATGAAAAGTTACTCCTATATTTATACAAGTGGCACCCAACTCTTATCAGACTGGCTTTTACTGTTTCCAGCATTCGACATTGTGACCTCTGAAGTTCATGCAAGTTACAGGCAAATAATGCCTGTTTTGTGCCATGGATTTTCTCTAACTGGGAACCAGCTAAACTAACCAGTTAAGACCCTTACAACCAAACCTACACTTCCTTCCATCAGTCTGAACTGGATTCAAAGCATGTCTCCAAGGTGAAAAGTCAATGCAGGGACACAAGGTTCTCTCCCTCACATTGCAGACCCTGTCAGAAAAACTTATGCTACACGCAGCATTTCATTTTTCCCTGGCCTCCACTATCATTAAATCCAGATCGCAATACAAGTCCTACTCTGACAGTCTGCCAATCTGCTCCCCTCTCCTGGAAGTAGCAATGTCGCAAACTAGCAGCCTATGAGATATCACCACTTTTTGCAGTTATAAAGATAAAATCGTTGCTCCTTACAGACTCTGAATAGGCCTTCTGGCAGACTGTACCAGGGTAGTTTTCACTTAAATGGATCTTCTTCAGGAGATGCCCAGTCTTTAAGTTCCTAAGAGATAAACACACAAAAATCAATCTGAACTGAGTTTCTCTCTAAACTAATCCACGCTGAATAATATGTAGCAACCATCAAAACAATGAGGCAGTGCATACAGAAAATGTGAGATGTTGAGCAGAAGAGAGACTGTGGTGAGACTGGGCTTAAAACACTGCcagtatccacagatctctaaaggttgccactcaagtggatagagctgtgaagaaggcctgtagtgtgttagcttttattaacagggggttggagtttaagagccgtggggttatgctgcaactgtacaggaccttggtga
Above is a genomic segment from Mustelus asterias chromosome 23, sMusAst1.hap1.1, whole genome shotgun sequence containing:
- the ndufab1b gene encoding NADH:ubiquinone oxidoreductase subunit AB1b isoform X2 encodes the protein MLGDRILPKMALRVLSRCVRRWPQPWSCPRTGPSLGAQALVAANSNYSQHVCSRRAPGASPRAQNCNLFVQSLRHYGDLPPLSLDSIRDRVLYVLKLYDKVNPDKLLPTSHFMKDLGLDSLDQVEIIMAMEDEFGFEIPDVDAEKLMTPDEIITYIADKKDVYE
- the ndufab1b gene encoding NADH:ubiquinone oxidoreductase subunit AB1b isoform X1; translated protein: MLGDRILPKMALRVLSRCVRRWPQPWSCPRTGPSLGAQALVAANSNYSQHVCSRRAPGASPRAQVIGWMNCNLFVQSLRHYGDLPPLSLDSIRDRVLYVLKLYDKVNPDKLLPTSHFMKDLGLDSLDQVEIIMAMEDEFGFEIPDVDAEKLMTPDEIITYIADKKDVYE